In Pararge aegeria chromosome 5, ilParAegt1.1, whole genome shotgun sequence, one DNA window encodes the following:
- the LOC120623670 gene encoding zinc finger protein jing isoform X1 codes for MADGSPEDRAGRTRIEDLTFSASDPSLGDTKKCSRHTSEGVRLKLSFYTELEASESSEESETRGVVADRSAAAASDFRKTPGSSADRDGDDRKKRCFDRYDSSESSDSGVAVLSPTESGGCSGSDITEPRSPRSPESGCSTSEESADARMPPWASDPAPPGQSPRLAAQPAPLRRPNPPIHRRITEYFNHKMKPQNGLKRDSNTVTNNGDIKKKCLPKNGVTHDLEKYISYLSQTLSPKVLLDVGKQTETTRKPTSQFTPVSANGSKSDLPKTTPLTTQLNGTKESAKVKGNKGAHTMNGFMEIRHGIEAYNKEKNMGYFNGVNDNRKRNSKLAQGPSSSQTANLNKSKVPIPASNEVVGMRIAPAVISRTQKKPSPVKPDSTKLNGIVSSTTKLDSRMNGVTCGSNNLNLINKPTSTKKESVKKNTQPTKRTNRKSSACIANSKNLTWSKANNLKQVQLQKQNCTNPIQNQIQNPLISTPGEASPAPKMNMPNGVRQVSMTVNGNLGNINVPVANLQNCHQINLSQPCNGTVTSNNLPSFVAVPPNVMLTTLRIPQNGLPAQNLNQQGNINAYNRSNVNVSSPTKLNGQFVFPLMQNINGTVLQIPNLMAKMPNFVLPQTPQIGSQRQDHLQNQQAAQFLFNGTLLKLANTVHPTYTSANKPGPVTSHPIPVMNKNMPGLQAVGMTVQQKPNYTVNLSHPVLVPQPGFIVTSVPNINVKETWSYTSTGCTPSSQITCSNPIVHHPPPIVTNFTNQLLHTSSIPIAPVKPPDNPIQGTEPPSSTVKEPEIDEVNKFKCDIPWLSKTVNNNIVPLDSNKFLSRPFAQVSSCSGKLEEFKIVNTEKENIENEIQKDDCNVESTCEDMRKIEEVARREETLFTQITVLKDVSSNVQNTVIEANFCSATTESSESGIGTDKSIDSPSDSQASKECDEDSSLSLSISVSSVETQSSQKSPILKQPKILRFPPRILTKPKNDRRTSSTDTTGVTICLWENCKRELESDTDLLEHLQNVHVESQVGRENYVCLWEQCKVRGKPSCSRLWLERHTLSHGGNKPFKCIVDSCNRRFSTQILLERHVNNHFNETSPNTGNGKKTTDSAAKLIRRNGKKLRYRRQPWSARMFDFFDSGMMEGLSWRLSRCTRWRLGGGCPLREPAGRHTLTLHAAVSATRYNAAEARREALLTYYPPDVIDDEWVPEHEVRRVKRVEICNLPAHTKVLLYEQFCNSYRKTPSPPPTRKAPVVTSQPVRLLPARQCASSRLLSNLIAQQKIKETYSCNATNMPMEYKEDDRSEKVEVSGAKKRKMGRRYGGNSFWPCGR; via the exons TGGAGTGGCGGTGCTGAGTCCGACGGAAAGCGGCGGCTGCAGCGGTAGCGACATCACTGAGCCGCGCTCGCCACGGAGCCCTGAGTCGGGCTGCAGCACGAGCGAGGAGAGCGCGGACGCGCGTATGCCGCCTTGGGCGAGCGATCCGGCGCCGCCGGGACAGAGTCCGCGCCTCGCGGCTCAACCCGCGCCTCTCCGCCGCCCCAACCCACCCATTCATCGCCGCATTACCgagtactttaatcataaaATGAAGCCGCAGAACGGTCTCAAGCGCGACTCCAATACGGTCACTAACAACGGTGACATAAAGAAGAAGTGCCTACCCAAAAACGGTGTCACCCATGATCTCGAAAAGTACATCTCATACTTATCGCAAACACTGAGTCCGAAAGTCCTGCTTGATGTCGGAAAGCAAACTGAGACGACGAGAAAACCAACAAGCCAATTCACGCCGGTTAGCGCGAACGGTTCTAAATCTGACTTACCAAAAACAACTCCACTAACTACTCAGTTGAATGGAACGAAAGAAAGCGCTAAAGTTAAGGGCAACAAGGGGGCGCACACGATGAATGGGTTTATGGAGATCCGGCACGGGATAGAAGCCTACAATAAAGAAAAGAACATGGGTTATTTCAACGGTGTGAATGACAATAGGAAACGAAACTCAAAATTGGCTCAAGGACCATCATCCAGTCAAACAGCAAACTTAAACAAATCCAAGGTTCCAATACCGGCGTCAAACGAAGTCGTCGGAATGCGTATCGCACCTGCAGTAATCAGTCGGACACaaaaaaaaccatcgcctgtaaaacCAGACTCAACGAAATTGAATGGCATTGTTAGCTCGACAACCAAGCTAGATAGTAGAATGAATGGAGTCACGTGTGGTTCCAACAActtaaatctaataaataaaccaacttCAACTAAAAAGGAGTCGGTCAAAAAGAATACGCAGCCAACTAAAAGAACAAACCGTAAATCATCAGCCTGTATCgcaaatagtaaaaatttaacttgGTCAAAAGCTAACAATCTGAAACAGGTACAACTGCAGAAGCAAAATTGTACAAATCCAATACAAAATCAAATACAAAATCCACTGATAAGTACACCTGGCGAAGCGAGTCCTGCACCAAAGATGAATATGCCAAACGGTGTTCGTCAAGTCTCTATGACTGTTAATGGAAATCTTGGAAATATCAATGTACCTGTCGCTAATTTGCAAAATTGCCACCAGATCAATCTTTCACAGCCCTGTAACGGCACAGTAACATCCAATAATTTACCTTCATTTGTAGCTGTTCCCCCAAATGTGATGCTGACTACATTGCGAATACCTCAAAATGGTTTACCAgcacaaaatttaaatcaacaaGGTAATATAAACGCATATAACCGATCAAATGTCAACGTCTCCAGCCCAACGAAGTTGAATGGTCAATTTGTTTTTCCACTGATGCAAAATATTAATGGAACTGTATTGCAAATACCGAATTTAATGGCAAAAATGCCAAATTTCGTACTTCCTCAAACACCACAGATTGGTTCACAGAGACAAGATCATCTACAAAACCAACAGGCTGCACAATTTCTGTTTAATGGAACCTTGCTAAAACTAGCGAATACGGTGCACCCTACGTACACATCCGCTAATAAACCTGGCCCTGTCACTAGTCATCCAATACCAGTGATGAACAAAAATATGCCAGGATTGCAGGCTGTCGGAATGACCGTTCAGCAAAAGCCTAATTACACTGTAAACCTAAGTCATCCTGTTTTAGTACCACAACCTGGATTTATCGTGACTTCTGTGCCAAATATAAACGTTAAGGAAACATGGAGCTACACGAGCACTGGTTGCACACCATCTTCGCAAATAACATGTTCAAACCCTATTGTCCACCACCCTCCTCCTATCGTTACGAACTTTACTAATCAACTGCTACATACGAGCAGTATACCTATAGCCCCAGTAAAGCCTCCGGACAACCCGATTCAGGGCACGGAACCGCCTAGTAGTACTGTTAAGGAACCTGAAATTGATGAAGTGAACAAATTTAAGTGTGATATTCCATGGCTGTCTAaaactgttaataataatattgttccATTAGATTCTAATAAATTCTTATCGAGGCCTTTTGCACAAGTAAGTAGTTGTTCGGGAAAGCTTGaagaatttaaaattgtaaacacggagaaggaaaacatagaGAATGAGATACAAAAAGATGATTGTAATGTAGAGAGTACATGTGAAGATATGAGAAAAATCGAAGAAGTTGCTAGAAGAGAGGAGACACTGTTTACACAAATAACTGTTTTAAAGGATGTTTCTTCGAATGTTCAAAATACTGTGATAGAAGCAAATTTTTGTAGTGCTACCACAGAGTCGTCAGAATCTGGCATAGGAACTGATAAATCTATTGACTCACCGAGCGACTCGCAAGCTAGTAAGGAATGTGACGAAGATTCTTCGTTATCTCTTAGTATAAGTGTGAGCTCAGTAGAAACGCAGAGTAGTCAGAAAAGCCCAATTTTAAAGCAGCCCAAAATATTGCGCTTTCCGCCGAGAATTCTTACGAAGCCTAAAAATGATAGAAGGACTTCCAGCACAGATACGACTGGTGTCACAATCTGTTTATGGGAAAATTGTAAACGGGAGTTGGAGAGCGATACGGACCTCTTGGAGCATTTACAG AATGTCCACGTGGAATCTCAGGTGGGAAGGGAAAACTATGTCTGCTTATGGGAACAGTGCAAAGTGCGCGGCAAACCATCGTGTTCAAGATTATGGCTGGAAAGGCACACGTTATCGCACGGCGGGAACAAGCCCTTCAAATGCATCGTGGACAGCTGCAACAGAAGGTTTTCAACTCAG ATCCTGCTAGAAAGGCACGTCAATAACCATTTCAACGAGACGTCACCTAACACTGGCAACGGGAAGAAAACCACAGACAGTGCTGCCAAGTTAATCCGACGGAATGGCAAGAAGCTGCGGTACAGAAGACAACCTTGGTCTG CGCGCATGTTCGACTTCTTCGACTCTGGCATGATGGAGGGGCTCTCGTGGCGGCTGTCGCGTTGCACCCGCTGGCGGCTGGGTGGCGGGTGTCCGCTGCGCGAGCCTGCGGGCCGCCACACGCTCACGCTGCACGCCGCCGTCTCTGCCACGCGTTACAACGCGGCGGAAGCGCGGCGCGAGGCGCTGCTCACCTACTACCCACCCGATGT GATCGATGATGAGTGGGTACCGGAGCACGAAGTGAGAAGAGTGAAGAGGGTGGAGATATGCAACCTTCCCGCTCACACGAAGGTGTTACTGTACGAGCAGTTCTGCAACTCGTATCGCAAGACTCCCTCCCCACCGCCCACGAGGAAAGCGCCCGTCGTGACGTCACAGCCCGTCCGGCTATTGCCAGCTCGACAGTGCGCATCCTCAAGGCTCCTAAGCAATTTAATAGCGCAGCAGAAGATAAAAGAAACGTACAGCTGCAACGCAACCAACATGCCGATGGAATACAAGGAGGACGATAGAAGCGAGAAGGTTGAAGTCAGCGGCGCGAAAAAGAGGAAGATGGGAAGACGGTACGGCGGCAACTCGTTCTGGCCGTGCGGACGATAA
- the LOC120623670 gene encoding zinc finger protein jing isoform X2 has product MLRHRPSGVAVLSPTESGGCSGSDITEPRSPRSPESGCSTSEESADARMPPWASDPAPPGQSPRLAAQPAPLRRPNPPIHRRITEYFNHKMKPQNGLKRDSNTVTNNGDIKKKCLPKNGVTHDLEKYISYLSQTLSPKVLLDVGKQTETTRKPTSQFTPVSANGSKSDLPKTTPLTTQLNGTKESAKVKGNKGAHTMNGFMEIRHGIEAYNKEKNMGYFNGVNDNRKRNSKLAQGPSSSQTANLNKSKVPIPASNEVVGMRIAPAVISRTQKKPSPVKPDSTKLNGIVSSTTKLDSRMNGVTCGSNNLNLINKPTSTKKESVKKNTQPTKRTNRKSSACIANSKNLTWSKANNLKQVQLQKQNCTNPIQNQIQNPLISTPGEASPAPKMNMPNGVRQVSMTVNGNLGNINVPVANLQNCHQINLSQPCNGTVTSNNLPSFVAVPPNVMLTTLRIPQNGLPAQNLNQQGNINAYNRSNVNVSSPTKLNGQFVFPLMQNINGTVLQIPNLMAKMPNFVLPQTPQIGSQRQDHLQNQQAAQFLFNGTLLKLANTVHPTYTSANKPGPVTSHPIPVMNKNMPGLQAVGMTVQQKPNYTVNLSHPVLVPQPGFIVTSVPNINVKETWSYTSTGCTPSSQITCSNPIVHHPPPIVTNFTNQLLHTSSIPIAPVKPPDNPIQGTEPPSSTVKEPEIDEVNKFKCDIPWLSKTVNNNIVPLDSNKFLSRPFAQVSSCSGKLEEFKIVNTEKENIENEIQKDDCNVESTCEDMRKIEEVARREETLFTQITVLKDVSSNVQNTVIEANFCSATTESSESGIGTDKSIDSPSDSQASKECDEDSSLSLSISVSSVETQSSQKSPILKQPKILRFPPRILTKPKNDRRTSSTDTTGVTICLWENCKRELESDTDLLEHLQNVHVESQVGRENYVCLWEQCKVRGKPSCSRLWLERHTLSHGGNKPFKCIVDSCNRRFSTQILLERHVNNHFNETSPNTGNGKKTTDSAAKLIRRNGKKLRYRRQPWSARMFDFFDSGMMEGLSWRLSRCTRWRLGGGCPLREPAGRHTLTLHAAVSATRYNAAEARREALLTYYPPDVIDDEWVPEHEVRRVKRVEICNLPAHTKVLLYEQFCNSYRKTPSPPPTRKAPVVTSQPVRLLPARQCASSRLLSNLIAQQKIKETYSCNATNMPMEYKEDDRSEKVEVSGAKKRKMGRRYGGNSFWPCGR; this is encoded by the exons TGGAGTGGCGGTGCTGAGTCCGACGGAAAGCGGCGGCTGCAGCGGTAGCGACATCACTGAGCCGCGCTCGCCACGGAGCCCTGAGTCGGGCTGCAGCACGAGCGAGGAGAGCGCGGACGCGCGTATGCCGCCTTGGGCGAGCGATCCGGCGCCGCCGGGACAGAGTCCGCGCCTCGCGGCTCAACCCGCGCCTCTCCGCCGCCCCAACCCACCCATTCATCGCCGCATTACCgagtactttaatcataaaATGAAGCCGCAGAACGGTCTCAAGCGCGACTCCAATACGGTCACTAACAACGGTGACATAAAGAAGAAGTGCCTACCCAAAAACGGTGTCACCCATGATCTCGAAAAGTACATCTCATACTTATCGCAAACACTGAGTCCGAAAGTCCTGCTTGATGTCGGAAAGCAAACTGAGACGACGAGAAAACCAACAAGCCAATTCACGCCGGTTAGCGCGAACGGTTCTAAATCTGACTTACCAAAAACAACTCCACTAACTACTCAGTTGAATGGAACGAAAGAAAGCGCTAAAGTTAAGGGCAACAAGGGGGCGCACACGATGAATGGGTTTATGGAGATCCGGCACGGGATAGAAGCCTACAATAAAGAAAAGAACATGGGTTATTTCAACGGTGTGAATGACAATAGGAAACGAAACTCAAAATTGGCTCAAGGACCATCATCCAGTCAAACAGCAAACTTAAACAAATCCAAGGTTCCAATACCGGCGTCAAACGAAGTCGTCGGAATGCGTATCGCACCTGCAGTAATCAGTCGGACACaaaaaaaaccatcgcctgtaaaacCAGACTCAACGAAATTGAATGGCATTGTTAGCTCGACAACCAAGCTAGATAGTAGAATGAATGGAGTCACGTGTGGTTCCAACAActtaaatctaataaataaaccaacttCAACTAAAAAGGAGTCGGTCAAAAAGAATACGCAGCCAACTAAAAGAACAAACCGTAAATCATCAGCCTGTATCgcaaatagtaaaaatttaacttgGTCAAAAGCTAACAATCTGAAACAGGTACAACTGCAGAAGCAAAATTGTACAAATCCAATACAAAATCAAATACAAAATCCACTGATAAGTACACCTGGCGAAGCGAGTCCTGCACCAAAGATGAATATGCCAAACGGTGTTCGTCAAGTCTCTATGACTGTTAATGGAAATCTTGGAAATATCAATGTACCTGTCGCTAATTTGCAAAATTGCCACCAGATCAATCTTTCACAGCCCTGTAACGGCACAGTAACATCCAATAATTTACCTTCATTTGTAGCTGTTCCCCCAAATGTGATGCTGACTACATTGCGAATACCTCAAAATGGTTTACCAgcacaaaatttaaatcaacaaGGTAATATAAACGCATATAACCGATCAAATGTCAACGTCTCCAGCCCAACGAAGTTGAATGGTCAATTTGTTTTTCCACTGATGCAAAATATTAATGGAACTGTATTGCAAATACCGAATTTAATGGCAAAAATGCCAAATTTCGTACTTCCTCAAACACCACAGATTGGTTCACAGAGACAAGATCATCTACAAAACCAACAGGCTGCACAATTTCTGTTTAATGGAACCTTGCTAAAACTAGCGAATACGGTGCACCCTACGTACACATCCGCTAATAAACCTGGCCCTGTCACTAGTCATCCAATACCAGTGATGAACAAAAATATGCCAGGATTGCAGGCTGTCGGAATGACCGTTCAGCAAAAGCCTAATTACACTGTAAACCTAAGTCATCCTGTTTTAGTACCACAACCTGGATTTATCGTGACTTCTGTGCCAAATATAAACGTTAAGGAAACATGGAGCTACACGAGCACTGGTTGCACACCATCTTCGCAAATAACATGTTCAAACCCTATTGTCCACCACCCTCCTCCTATCGTTACGAACTTTACTAATCAACTGCTACATACGAGCAGTATACCTATAGCCCCAGTAAAGCCTCCGGACAACCCGATTCAGGGCACGGAACCGCCTAGTAGTACTGTTAAGGAACCTGAAATTGATGAAGTGAACAAATTTAAGTGTGATATTCCATGGCTGTCTAaaactgttaataataatattgttccATTAGATTCTAATAAATTCTTATCGAGGCCTTTTGCACAAGTAAGTAGTTGTTCGGGAAAGCTTGaagaatttaaaattgtaaacacggagaaggaaaacatagaGAATGAGATACAAAAAGATGATTGTAATGTAGAGAGTACATGTGAAGATATGAGAAAAATCGAAGAAGTTGCTAGAAGAGAGGAGACACTGTTTACACAAATAACTGTTTTAAAGGATGTTTCTTCGAATGTTCAAAATACTGTGATAGAAGCAAATTTTTGTAGTGCTACCACAGAGTCGTCAGAATCTGGCATAGGAACTGATAAATCTATTGACTCACCGAGCGACTCGCAAGCTAGTAAGGAATGTGACGAAGATTCTTCGTTATCTCTTAGTATAAGTGTGAGCTCAGTAGAAACGCAGAGTAGTCAGAAAAGCCCAATTTTAAAGCAGCCCAAAATATTGCGCTTTCCGCCGAGAATTCTTACGAAGCCTAAAAATGATAGAAGGACTTCCAGCACAGATACGACTGGTGTCACAATCTGTTTATGGGAAAATTGTAAACGGGAGTTGGAGAGCGATACGGACCTCTTGGAGCATTTACAG AATGTCCACGTGGAATCTCAGGTGGGAAGGGAAAACTATGTCTGCTTATGGGAACAGTGCAAAGTGCGCGGCAAACCATCGTGTTCAAGATTATGGCTGGAAAGGCACACGTTATCGCACGGCGGGAACAAGCCCTTCAAATGCATCGTGGACAGCTGCAACAGAAGGTTTTCAACTCAG ATCCTGCTAGAAAGGCACGTCAATAACCATTTCAACGAGACGTCACCTAACACTGGCAACGGGAAGAAAACCACAGACAGTGCTGCCAAGTTAATCCGACGGAATGGCAAGAAGCTGCGGTACAGAAGACAACCTTGGTCTG CGCGCATGTTCGACTTCTTCGACTCTGGCATGATGGAGGGGCTCTCGTGGCGGCTGTCGCGTTGCACCCGCTGGCGGCTGGGTGGCGGGTGTCCGCTGCGCGAGCCTGCGGGCCGCCACACGCTCACGCTGCACGCCGCCGTCTCTGCCACGCGTTACAACGCGGCGGAAGCGCGGCGCGAGGCGCTGCTCACCTACTACCCACCCGATGT GATCGATGATGAGTGGGTACCGGAGCACGAAGTGAGAAGAGTGAAGAGGGTGGAGATATGCAACCTTCCCGCTCACACGAAGGTGTTACTGTACGAGCAGTTCTGCAACTCGTATCGCAAGACTCCCTCCCCACCGCCCACGAGGAAAGCGCCCGTCGTGACGTCACAGCCCGTCCGGCTATTGCCAGCTCGACAGTGCGCATCCTCAAGGCTCCTAAGCAATTTAATAGCGCAGCAGAAGATAAAAGAAACGTACAGCTGCAACGCAACCAACATGCCGATGGAATACAAGGAGGACGATAGAAGCGAGAAGGTTGAAGTCAGCGGCGCGAAAAAGAGGAAGATGGGAAGACGGTACGGCGGCAACTCGTTCTGGCCGTGCGGACGATAA